The following coding sequences lie in one Vibrio casei genomic window:
- a CDS encoding thiazole synthase gives MNTQSSYQGSNLSIESDTFGSDSFVIADKVFTSRLFTGTGKFANKHTMAQALAVSGSQLSTMALKRVNIHNQDDDILQPLMEAKINLLPNTSGAKNAKEAIMAAELAREALGTNWLKLEIHPDPKYLMPDPIETLKAAEELVRLGFVVLPYCHADPVLCRHLEQAGCAAIMPLGSPIGSNKGLASKDFLEIIIEQATIPVIIDAGIGAPSHAAQAMELGADAVLVNTAIAAASDPIMMARAFKYAVEAGRLAYRSGLAGASQKAIASSPLTAFLS, from the coding sequence ATGAATACTCAATCATCTTATCAAGGTTCAAATCTCAGTATCGAGTCAGATACTTTCGGCTCTGATTCTTTTGTGATTGCAGATAAAGTATTTACTTCTCGCTTATTCACCGGAACCGGAAAGTTTGCCAATAAACACACGATGGCTCAAGCATTGGCAGTTTCAGGCTCTCAATTATCTACAATGGCGTTAAAGCGCGTCAATATACATAATCAAGACGATGATATTTTACAGCCACTAATGGAAGCAAAAATTAACCTATTGCCGAACACTTCTGGTGCAAAAAATGCCAAAGAAGCAATTATGGCAGCAGAGTTGGCTCGTGAAGCACTCGGAACCAATTGGTTAAAGTTAGAAATCCATCCCGACCCTAAATATCTGATGCCAGACCCAATTGAAACATTAAAAGCAGCAGAAGAGTTGGTTCGACTTGGTTTTGTAGTACTACCATATTGCCATGCTGATCCGGTTCTTTGTCGTCATCTTGAGCAGGCAGGTTGCGCTGCCATCATGCCACTCGGTTCACCTATTGGATCGAATAAAGGCTTAGCATCAAAAGATTTCTTAGAAATTATCATTGAGCAAGCCACTATTCCTGTGATTATCGATGCAGGGATTGGGGCACCTTCACATGCAGCCCAAGCGATGGAGTTAGGCGCGGATGCCGTGTTGGTCAATACCGCTATTGCTGCTGCTAGCGATCCAATTATGATGGCAAGAGCATTTAAATATGCAGTAGAAGCGGGACGATTAGCTTACCGTTCAGGATTAGCTGGCGCGAGTCAAAAAGCGATAGCTTCCAGCCCATTAACGGCATTTTTATCTTAG
- the thiH gene encoding 2-iminoacetate synthase ThiH — translation MSYIDEFKKLDWDSIKLSIYSKTAQDVERALAKPKCDLEDFKALISPAAESYLELMAQRSYALTRQRFGHTMGFYIPLYLSNLCANSCSYCGFSMDNRIKRKTLDQNEISDEIAAIKKMKFDSVLLVTGEHETKVGMNYFRQTLPLIKKSFSYLAMEVQPLDQDDYAELKTLGLDAVMVYQETYHPSTYALHHLRGNKQDFYYRLETPDRLAKAGIDKIGIGALIGLEEWRTDCFFAASHLNYLEKRYWQSRYSISFPRLRPCEGGVQPKSVMSDKQLVQLICAYRLFNPQVELSLSTRESPEFRDNVLGLGITSISAASKTQPGGYANDDVELEQFAISDERSAASVAEAVKSRGYEAVWTDWHHVYSG, via the coding sequence ATGAGTTATATTGATGAATTTAAAAAATTGGATTGGGATAGTATTAAGCTGTCGATTTACAGTAAAACAGCGCAGGATGTTGAACGCGCTTTAGCTAAACCCAAGTGTGATTTAGAAGATTTTAAAGCGCTAATATCACCTGCGGCTGAATCGTATTTAGAGTTAATGGCACAGAGATCTTATGCGTTAACACGTCAAAGATTTGGTCATACGATGGGGTTTTATATACCGCTTTATCTTTCTAATCTCTGTGCTAATTCGTGTAGTTATTGTGGTTTCTCCATGGACAATCGAATTAAGCGAAAAACGCTAGATCAGAATGAAATTAGTGATGAGATAGCGGCTATCAAAAAAATGAAATTTGATAGTGTCCTATTGGTTACCGGTGAGCATGAAACCAAAGTTGGGATGAATTATTTTCGACAAACTCTGCCGTTGATTAAAAAATCATTCAGTTATCTAGCTATGGAAGTTCAACCGCTTGATCAAGATGATTACGCTGAGTTGAAAACGCTAGGTTTGGATGCGGTGATGGTGTACCAAGAAACTTATCATCCATCGACTTATGCCTTGCATCATTTACGCGGTAATAAACAAGATTTTTATTATCGGTTAGAGACACCAGACAGATTGGCTAAAGCAGGCATCGATAAAATTGGTATTGGTGCATTAATCGGGCTGGAAGAGTGGCGAACTGATTGTTTCTTTGCAGCCAGTCATTTGAACTATTTGGAAAAGCGGTATTGGCAAAGTCGTTATTCAATTTCTTTCCCACGATTAAGACCATGCGAAGGTGGAGTTCAGCCAAAATCGGTAATGTCAGATAAACAACTGGTACAACTTATTTGTGCCTATCGTTTATTTAATCCACAGGTTGAATTGTCATTATCGACTCGTGAATCACCTGAGTTTCGAGACAATGTTTTAGGTTTGGGAATTACTAGCATTTCGGCGGCTTCAAAAACACAACCAGGTGGTTATGCCAATGATGATGTTGAGCTTGAGCAGTTTGCGATTAGTGATGAGCGTTCTGCCGCATCGGTAGCAGAAGCGGTGAAATCTCGTGGTTATGAAGCAGTATGGACGGATTGGCATCATGTATACTCTGGATGA
- the thiS gene encoding sulfur carrier protein ThiS has protein sequence MNIMINGETIALDVPVSLQGLIQDLKVDVKNIAITVNDNIVPKSRWHEVHVNSGDDISLFQAIAGG, from the coding sequence ATGAATATAATGATTAATGGAGAAACCATCGCATTGGATGTGCCGGTTTCCCTACAAGGACTAATCCAAGATCTAAAGGTTGATGTCAAGAATATAGCCATCACGGTAAATGATAATATTGTTCCAAAGTCACGTTGGCATGAAGTGCATGTTAATTCTGGTGATGATATTTCACTTTTCCAAGCAATTGCAGGGGGCTAA
- the tsrA gene encoding H-NS-like global regulator TsrA gives MSLTTYEMARILEQLDESPEKVMFGKLLIQLGNQSEDRVRSAAKQVPLELLRDIIYQFQVVLESRKGEHIQKIANDLKAEGISVEDLKSYIESKK, from the coding sequence ATGTCACTAACTACTTATGAAATGGCTCGAATTTTAGAGCAATTGGATGAAAGTCCTGAAAAGGTTATGTTTGGTAAATTGTTAATCCAATTAGGAAACCAAAGTGAAGACCGTGTTAGAAGTGCAGCGAAGCAGGTACCTTTAGAATTGCTAAGAGATATTATTTATCAGTTTCAAGTTGTTTTAGAATCGCGCAAAGGTGAGCATATTCAGAAAATAGCCAATGATTTAAAAGCGGAAGGCATTTCAGTTGAAGATCTTAAAAGTTATATTGAAAGCAAAAAATAA
- the thiE gene encoding thiamine phosphate synthase, producing MIKIKLPPQHDDIKEIFLQCLSAANQVGFTTDHIQVSHSNNGDFVYHNGIEDKIFSVQLNAPIPAFEEESELTSNALASNLSQSEARHLVYLDGASLPAVLNKNAVYIDALFNGEHHDIWLNTEAEFCVLRSAQNIQLEPHRHLAWFFSCLSLDFPLEDALTLARAAVSHSHISSSKKLNSADAVLNVSRETWPKERFLFPVPLLVNDRVEQELELQFQWENIQESLFDFAELERDKFRLYPVVTEFTQIETLLKFGVKTIQLRIKDPDQSDLEWQIEQAIRLGREHDAQVFINDYWQLAVKHKAYGVHLGQEDLLTADLRVIERSGLRLGLSTHGYYEILKAAQLNPSYIALGHIFPTPTKQMVSRPQGLTRLRLYQEMISSLVPSEPTVAIGGIDLSNAQQVWQCGVTSLAVVRAITQAPDIQLAINLFAQIMQTDEARIAESA from the coding sequence ATGATTAAGATTAAATTGCCACCACAGCATGATGATATCAAAGAGATATTCTTGCAATGCTTAAGCGCAGCTAACCAAGTCGGATTTACCACTGATCATATTCAAGTAAGCCACAGTAATAATGGCGACTTTGTTTATCACAATGGTATTGAAGACAAGATATTTTCGGTGCAATTGAATGCTCCTATTCCTGCTTTTGAGGAGGAGTCAGAGCTAACATCAAATGCATTGGCCTCAAACTTATCTCAAAGCGAAGCTCGGCATTTAGTGTATTTAGATGGCGCTTCACTGCCGGCAGTATTGAATAAAAATGCCGTTTATATTGATGCACTATTTAATGGTGAGCATCATGATATTTGGCTTAATACTGAAGCAGAGTTTTGCGTTTTACGTTCAGCGCAGAACATACAACTGGAACCACATCGTCATTTAGCATGGTTCTTTTCTTGTCTTAGTTTGGACTTTCCTTTGGAAGATGCCTTAACTTTAGCGCGGGCGGCTGTATCGCATTCTCATATTTCATCATCAAAAAAATTGAACTCAGCAGATGCCGTGTTGAATGTTTCACGTGAAACATGGCCAAAAGAGCGCTTCTTATTTCCAGTACCATTATTGGTTAATGACCGGGTGGAGCAGGAATTAGAACTTCAGTTTCAGTGGGAGAATATTCAAGAGTCTTTGTTTGATTTTGCTGAGCTAGAAAGAGATAAATTTCGCTTATATCCAGTGGTGACGGAATTTACTCAAATTGAAACGTTACTAAAGTTTGGAGTGAAAACGATTCAGTTACGCATTAAGGATCCAGATCAAAGTGACTTAGAGTGGCAAATTGAGCAAGCAATAAGACTGGGGCGTGAGCATGATGCGCAAGTTTTTATTAACGACTACTGGCAACTTGCTGTTAAGCATAAAGCCTATGGTGTGCATTTAGGGCAAGAGGATTTACTTACCGCAGATTTAAGAGTAATTGAGCGTTCAGGTTTACGATTAGGTTTATCAACACATGGTTACTATGAAATCCTAAAAGCGGCACAACTCAATCCTAGCTATATTGCGCTTGGGCATATTTTTCCCACACCAACTAAACAGATGGTATCAAGACCACAAGGACTGACTAGGCTGCGTTTATATCAAGAAATGATCAGTAGCCTAGTACCAAGTGAGCCAACCGTTGCGATTGGTGGAATAGATTTATCCAATGCTCAGCAAGTTTGGCAATGTGGTGTAACGAGTTTGGCCGTTGTGCGTGCCATTACTCAAGCTCCTGATATACAATTAGCCATCAACTTATTTGCGCAAATTATGCAAACGGATGAGGCGCGTATTGCTGAATCAGCATAA
- the thiC gene encoding phosphomethylpyrimidine synthase ThiC — protein sequence MSSSRKQARMEAKNFIESLSVQPYPNSSKTYIEGSRADIRVPMREISLADSLIGGGKNNPVFQPNEPIQVYDTSGLYTDPDYQIDLYTGLPKLREQWIEERSDTEILSDVSSSFTKERLEDETLDNLRYGNLPRIRKAKSGQCVTQLYYARQGIITPEMEFIAIRENMGRQKFADEQMNQQHPGNNFGANLPKEITPEFVRQEVAEGRAIIPSNINHPESEPMIIGRNFLIKVNANIGNSSVSSSIEEEVEKLVWSTRWGGDTVMDLSTGRNIHETREWILRNSPVPIGTVPMYQALEKVNGVAEDLNWEVMRDTLIEQAEQGVDYFTIHAGLLLRYVPMTAKRVTGIVSRGGSIIAKWCLAHHQESFLYTHFREICEICAKYDVALSLGDGLRPGSIADANDEAQFSELRTLGELTKVAWQYDVQVMIEGPGHVPMHMIKENMDEQLKHCHEAPFYTLGPLTTDIAPGYDHITSGIGAAMIGWFGCAMLCYVTPKEHLGLPNKEDVKTGLITYKLAAHAGDLAKGHPGAQIRDNALSKARFEFRWHDQFNLSLDPETALAFHDETLPQESGKVAHFCSMCGPKFCSMKISQEVREYAKDTKQVAADQAINIKMLDDPLEGMRQKSAEFLATGSELYHPAVSHQPEESEQEV from the coding sequence ATGTCGTCAAGTCGCAAACAAGCTCGAATGGAAGCAAAAAATTTCATTGAGTCTTTATCTGTTCAACCTTATCCCAATTCATCTAAAACCTATATTGAAGGTAGCCGCGCTGATATCCGCGTCCCAATGCGAGAAATTTCGCTTGCTGATAGTTTAATTGGTGGCGGTAAAAATAATCCTGTTTTTCAACCTAATGAGCCAATCCAAGTTTATGATACATCAGGCTTGTATACCGATCCTGATTATCAAATCGACCTTTATACTGGCTTGCCAAAATTGCGTGAACAATGGATAGAAGAGCGCAGTGATACTGAAATTTTATCGGATGTCAGCTCCTCTTTTACTAAAGAAAGACTTGAAGATGAAACGCTAGATAATCTTCGCTATGGCAATTTACCCCGAATTCGTAAAGCTAAATCTGGCCAGTGTGTCACTCAACTTTATTATGCAAGACAAGGCATTATCACTCCTGAAATGGAGTTCATTGCGATTCGAGAAAATATGGGTCGCCAGAAATTTGCCGATGAACAAATGAACCAACAACATCCAGGTAATAACTTTGGTGCTAATTTACCCAAGGAAATCACGCCTGAATTTGTACGCCAAGAAGTAGCAGAAGGGCGTGCGATTATTCCTTCTAATATTAATCACCCAGAATCTGAACCTATGATCATTGGCCGTAACTTTTTAATTAAAGTGAATGCCAATATCGGTAACTCATCGGTGTCATCTTCAATTGAAGAAGAAGTTGAAAAACTCGTGTGGTCAACTCGTTGGGGGGGCGATACGGTAATGGACTTGTCTACTGGTCGTAATATTCATGAAACTCGTGAGTGGATTTTGCGTAACAGCCCTGTACCGATTGGCACGGTTCCAATGTACCAAGCATTAGAAAAAGTGAATGGTGTTGCAGAGGATCTTAACTGGGAAGTGATGCGTGATACCTTGATTGAACAAGCTGAACAAGGGGTGGATTACTTTACCATTCATGCAGGTTTACTGCTTCGCTATGTTCCTATGACCGCTAAACGCGTGACTGGTATTGTTTCTCGCGGTGGTTCTATTATTGCTAAATGGTGTTTAGCACATCACCAAGAAAGTTTTCTTTATACCCATTTTCGTGAGATTTGTGAGATTTGCGCTAAGTATGACGTGGCACTTTCTTTGGGCGATGGTTTACGTCCTGGCTCTATCGCAGATGCGAATGATGAAGCACAATTCTCTGAACTACGCACATTGGGCGAGTTAACCAAAGTGGCGTGGCAATATGATGTGCAAGTAATGATTGAAGGCCCAGGACATGTGCCTATGCATATGATTAAAGAGAACATGGATGAACAATTAAAGCATTGCCATGAAGCACCATTTTATACATTAGGCCCTCTGACAACCGATATTGCACCGGGTTACGATCATATTACTTCCGGTATTGGTGCGGCCATGATTGGTTGGTTTGGTTGCGCGATGTTGTGTTACGTCACGCCTAAAGAGCACCTTGGATTGCCAAATAAAGAAGATGTGAAAACTGGTTTAATAACTTATAAACTAGCCGCGCATGCTGGGGATTTAGCTAAAGGACATCCTGGGGCTCAAATCCGAGACAATGCCTTATCCAAAGCGCGCTTCGAATTTCGCTGGCATGACCAATTCAATTTATCGCTCGATCCTGAAACCGCGCTAGCATTCCATGATGAAACCCTGCCGCAAGAGTCTGGAAAAGTTGCTCATTTTTGTTCGATGTGTGGACCTAAATTTTGCTCGATGAAGATTTCACAAGAAGTACGAGAGTACGCTAAAGATACTAAACAGGTAGCAGCGGATCAGGCGATTAATATCAAGATGCTAGATGATCCACTAGAAGGAATGAGACAAAAATCAGCTGAGTTCCTAGCCACAGGATCAGAGTTATACCATCCGGCGGTATCTCATCAGCCTGAAGAATCGGAGCAAGAGGTTTAA
- a CDS encoding HesA/MoeB/ThiF family protein yields MNDLQFQRYQRQIMVPEVGESGQELLLASKILIVGCGGLGSSVALYLASAGVGQLVVADGDCVESSNLQRQVIYREFDIGVNKAKATVNQIKQLNSSNKVRSVESFLESDRLNLEVMMADVVLDCSDNFPTRQAVNKACVESGTPLISGSAIGWVGQLMTFDFRQSKQPCYHCAVPYQDDSAGLKCSENGVIGPVVGTLGNLQALEAIKLITQNAKLKPNVLNLFDGQSLTWQKFNISVDPSCPICSHL; encoded by the coding sequence ATGAACGATTTACAGTTTCAACGCTATCAACGTCAAATTATGGTTCCTGAAGTTGGGGAGTCAGGCCAGGAGTTATTGCTTGCCAGTAAAATACTGATTGTTGGATGTGGTGGATTGGGTTCATCGGTCGCCTTATATCTTGCTTCTGCTGGTGTAGGTCAACTCGTCGTTGCCGATGGTGATTGTGTTGAATCGTCGAATTTACAACGCCAAGTGATTTATCGTGAATTCGATATTGGTGTGAATAAAGCGAAAGCAACGGTTAACCAAATCAAGCAGTTGAACTCGAGTAATAAAGTACGCAGTGTTGAGTCATTTTTAGAAAGCGACAGGCTAAATCTAGAAGTGATGATGGCGGATGTAGTACTCGATTGCAGCGATAACTTTCCCACTCGCCAAGCGGTTAACAAGGCTTGTGTTGAATCAGGTACGCCATTGATTTCCGGTTCAGCTATTGGCTGGGTCGGCCAGTTAATGACATTTGATTTTAGACAAAGTAAGCAGCCTTGTTACCACTGTGCTGTGCCGTATCAAGATGATAGTGCTGGATTGAAGTGTTCTGAAAATGGGGTAATCGGCCCAGTAGTTGGAACGTTAGGCAATTTACAGGCACTAGAAGCGATTAAGCTCATTACTCAAAACGCCAAGTTAAAACCGAATGTTCTAAATCTCTTTGATGGGCAATCATTAACTTGGCAAAAATTTAATATTAGCGTGGATCCTTCGTGTCCTATTTGTAGTCACTTATAA
- a CDS encoding DMT family transporter — translation MASPTNTERKAIIYGLTAVLLWSTVATAFKLTLQQLSPIQMLFIASLVSTCTLIIICACNRTLPQITSTFLSNPSYFLLLGLINPLGYYLILFKAYDLLPASQAQPLNYSWAITLTLMAALFLGHKIRKKDWVACGLGYLGVLIIATKGDLFSLQFDSPLGVGLALLSTLLWAGYWILNARNKANPIIVVLLGFVVSLPFSGALVWYEGFEWQEVTGRGWLAVIYVGLFEMGITFVAWLTALKNTKNTSRISNLIFLSPFISLMLLAKIIGETIYISTIIGLIFILLGLAIQQIKLGDK, via the coding sequence ATGGCTTCTCCAACAAATACAGAGCGTAAGGCGATCATTTATGGCCTTACTGCTGTTTTACTTTGGTCTACAGTTGCCACAGCGTTTAAATTAACCTTGCAGCAATTGAGCCCAATTCAAATGCTCTTTATTGCAAGCTTAGTATCGACTTGTACCCTTATCATTATTTGCGCTTGTAACCGAACCTTGCCCCAAATCACATCCACCTTTTTAAGTAACCCTAGCTATTTTTTGCTGTTAGGACTGATTAACCCTTTGGGCTATTACTTAATTTTATTTAAAGCCTACGATTTATTACCTGCCTCACAAGCCCAACCTCTAAATTACAGTTGGGCTATTACGCTAACCTTAATGGCTGCACTGTTTTTGGGGCACAAAATACGTAAGAAAGATTGGGTAGCTTGCGGATTAGGCTATTTAGGCGTACTCATTATTGCCACTAAAGGTGATCTATTCTCTTTACAATTTGATAGTCCATTAGGCGTTGGATTAGCATTATTATCGACTTTATTATGGGCCGGATATTGGATACTTAACGCACGTAATAAAGCCAACCCTATCATCGTTGTATTGTTGGGCTTTGTTGTGTCATTGCCCTTTTCGGGAGCGTTAGTTTGGTATGAAGGCTTTGAATGGCAAGAAGTAACTGGAAGGGGGTGGCTAGCCGTCATTTATGTCGGGTTGTTTGAAATGGGCATTACATTTGTTGCTTGGCTTACAGCATTAAAGAATACTAAAAATACTTCTCGAATCAGTAACTTAATATTTCTATCACCGTTTATTTCTTTAATGCTGCTTGCTAAAATTATTGGCGAGACAATATATATATCGACAATTATAGGATTGATATTTATTTTATTAGGATTGGCTATTCAACAGATAAAATTGGGTGATAAATAA
- a CDS encoding aminopeptidase P family protein — MKKEILNRIERLRQWLIKNDYDAIIIPHEDEFLGEYIPEHNERLAYISGFVGSAGAAIITQEQAAIFVDGRYTIQVTKQTPNDVFSYHHLIQEPPLTWATQNLKQGARLAIDPKMHSATWFEKASQQLSGHLNTISVDQNPIDTIWQDRPDPIESTMRLMDLELVGQSSEAKRQHIADTLLHTNIDAALLTQLDSICWLLNIRGLDVSRLPVLLSHAIIHQDSSVDFFIAAHRIPSDFTQHVGPNVRVHEPQDLEKILATLANKQVLVDPNTSNAWFTLTLQKHNAIIHPAADPCLLVKACKNSVEAQGMINCHVRDGVAMVSFLSWLDKEVEQGQMHDEDVLATKLQYYREQDSTLADLSFDTISAAGSNAAMCHYNHADQPEFGKLSLNSLYLVDSGGQYQDGTTDITRTVAIGQPSDFMKQQFTLVLKGHIALASARFPKGTTGSQLDVLARQFLWAKGYNYDHGTGHGVGHFLSVHEGPQRISPAYNGVALQAGMVVSNEPGYYRTDEFGIRIENLELISNVESAGDLEVLGFQSLTRCPIDTRAINIDMLNRPELAWLNDYHQKVWSDLSPLVEGEVKAWLEQATSPLSYDAS, encoded by the coding sequence ATGAAAAAAGAAATTCTAAATCGTATTGAGCGTTTACGCCAGTGGCTAATAAAAAATGACTACGATGCAATCATCATTCCTCACGAAGATGAATTTCTCGGCGAATATATTCCCGAACATAATGAACGCCTCGCTTATATCTCAGGATTTGTTGGTTCAGCAGGCGCAGCCATCATCACACAGGAACAAGCTGCTATTTTTGTCGATGGCCGTTATACGATTCAAGTTACAAAGCAAACACCAAATGACGTTTTCTCTTACCATCATTTAATTCAAGAGCCACCATTAACTTGGGCTACCCAGAACCTAAAGCAAGGTGCCCGCTTAGCTATCGATCCTAAAATGCACTCAGCTACATGGTTTGAAAAAGCATCGCAACAATTATCTGGCCATTTGAATACAATCAGTGTCGATCAAAATCCAATTGATACAATTTGGCAAGATCGCCCTGATCCGATTGAATCCACGATGCGATTGATGGATCTGGAATTAGTAGGTCAATCGAGTGAGGCAAAACGTCAGCACATTGCGGACACTCTTTTACACACCAATATCGATGCTGCGCTTCTTACCCAATTAGATTCTATTTGTTGGTTGCTCAATATTCGCGGGTTAGATGTTTCTCGTCTGCCAGTACTATTAAGTCATGCCATTATTCATCAAGATTCAAGCGTAGATTTCTTTATCGCTGCTCATCGTATTCCTAGTGACTTCACTCAACATGTTGGCCCAAATGTACGAGTGCATGAACCGCAGGATCTTGAGAAGATTTTAGCCACTCTCGCCAATAAGCAAGTGCTGGTTGATCCAAACACCAGTAACGCATGGTTTACTCTGACCTTACAAAAGCATAATGCCATTATCCATCCTGCAGCCGATCCATGCTTACTCGTTAAAGCTTGTAAAAACTCAGTAGAAGCACAAGGGATGATCAATTGCCATGTACGTGATGGTGTTGCCATGGTGAGCTTTTTAAGTTGGCTAGATAAAGAAGTGGAACAAGGTCAAATGCATGATGAAGATGTTCTGGCGACCAAACTTCAATACTATCGCGAACAAGACTCAACGCTTGCTGACTTAAGTTTCGATACTATTTCCGCCGCTGGCAGTAATGCGGCAATGTGTCATTACAATCATGCTGATCAGCCTGAATTTGGCAAACTGTCACTCAACAGTTTGTACTTAGTAGATTCGGGTGGTCAATATCAAGATGGCACTACGGATATCACACGTACCGTGGCGATTGGGCAACCAAGTGACTTCATGAAACAACAATTTACTTTGGTGCTAAAAGGTCATATTGCTTTGGCAAGTGCACGCTTTCCAAAAGGCACAACTGGCAGCCAACTCGATGTGTTAGCTCGCCAATTCTTGTGGGCAAAAGGTTACAATTACGATCATGGTACTGGTCATGGTGTTGGTCACTTCCTAAGTGTACATGAAGGGCCACAACGTATTTCCCCAGCTTACAACGGCGTAGCTCTACAAGCTGGTATGGTAGTTTCCAATGAACCGGGTTACTACCGTACCGATGAATTTGGTATTCGTATCGAGAACTTGGAACTGATTAGTAATGTTGAGTCGGCTGGCGATCTTGAAGTACTTGGTTTTCAATCTTTAACTCGTTGCCCAATTGATACTCGAGCGATCAATATTGATATGTTAAACCGCCCTGAGTTAGCTTGGTTAAACGACTATCATCAAAAAGTGTGGAGCGATTTAAGTCCTCTGGTTGAAGGTGAAGTGAAAGCGTGGTTAGAACAAGCGACCTCCCCTTTGTCTTATGACGCAAGTTAA
- the rmuC gene encoding DNA recombination protein RmuC — protein sequence MQWFNDSNDLIGLFLIVILIILVAVNLWLRSRYLHKVELLTQQHQSDLQTQYQKIQQLKNELEQSHKELEALDLERDKSEFEARKSYGQLMAANERLVFLETLQKDIRDLQQQHETLRSTNHELSAMMREQSARHEEEKRSSQEKLELLEKAENRLKVEFESLANQLFDTKVKSVDEQNKQSLDSLLSPLKEQLSGFKKQVSDNFHSEAKERHTLVHEIKQLQKLNEQMAQDAVNLTQALKGDNKQQGNWGEVVLAKVLQDSGLREGHEYLTQVSLNHPHIGKRYQPDVIVNLPENKQVIIDSKMTLVAFERYFNAENEGQKERALNEHLVSMRSHIKLLSQKNYQQLKGITSLDYVLMFIPIEPAFQLAIEKDPSLVRDALEQNIIVVSPTTLLVALRTINNLWRNERQNQNAKLIAERASKLYDKMRLFVDDMEAVGQALNRAQNSYQGAMNKLSTGRGNLIRQAEGFKELGVEVKKSISQEITEIAQNDSDKHRQVIEDKVN from the coding sequence ATGCAGTGGTTTAATGATAGTAACGATTTGATTGGGCTTTTTCTAATAGTAATCCTAATAATTTTGGTTGCGGTCAACCTATGGTTGAGAAGCCGTTATTTACATAAGGTTGAATTATTAACTCAACAACATCAATCGGATTTACAAACGCAATACCAAAAAATTCAACAACTTAAAAATGAGCTAGAACAAAGTCATAAAGAACTTGAAGCGCTGGATTTAGAAAGAGATAAATCCGAATTTGAAGCTCGAAAGTCATATGGTCAATTAATGGCGGCCAATGAAAGATTGGTGTTTCTTGAAACCTTGCAAAAAGACATTCGTGATCTTCAGCAGCAGCATGAGACGTTACGTTCAACCAATCATGAATTGAGCGCAATGATGAGAGAGCAAAGTGCTAGACATGAAGAAGAAAAACGCTCATCTCAAGAGAAGCTGGAGTTATTAGAAAAAGCAGAAAATCGGTTAAAAGTTGAGTTTGAAAGTTTAGCCAATCAGCTTTTTGATACGAAAGTAAAAAGTGTTGATGAACAAAATAAGCAAAGCTTAGACAGCTTATTATCACCATTAAAAGAACAGTTAAGTGGATTTAAAAAACAAGTCTCAGATAATTTTCATTCGGAAGCGAAAGAGCGCCATACTTTAGTGCACGAGATTAAACAGTTGCAAAAACTGAATGAACAAATGGCTCAAGACGCAGTAAATTTAACACAGGCATTAAAAGGCGATAATAAGCAGCAGGGCAACTGGGGGGAAGTTGTACTTGCTAAAGTGCTACAAGACTCAGGATTACGTGAGGGCCATGAATATCTGACTCAAGTTAGTTTGAATCATCCGCATATCGGCAAGCGTTATCAACCGGATGTCATTGTTAATCTACCGGAAAATAAGCAAGTCATTATTGATTCTAAGATGACGCTGGTGGCTTTCGAACGCTATTTTAATGCGGAAAATGAAGGACAAAAAGAAAGGGCATTAAATGAACATTTAGTTTCAATGCGTAGTCATATTAAGTTGCTTAGTCAAAAAAATTATCAGCAATTAAAAGGAATTACGTCGCTAGATTATGTCCTAATGTTTATTCCTATTGAACCTGCTTTTCAATTGGCAATAGAGAAAGATCCAAGTCTCGTACGAGATGCGCTAGAACAAAATATCATTGTGGTGAGCCCGACCACCTTACTTGTGGCATTGCGAACAATTAATAATTTATGGCGTAATGAAAGGCAGAATCAAAACGCGAAGTTAATCGCAGAACGTGCCAGTAAATTGTACGACAAAATGCGCTTATTTGTTGATGATATGGAAGCCGTTGGTCAGGCGTTAAATCGAGCACAAAATAGTTATCAAGGTGCGATGAATAAATTATCGACTGGACGAGGTAATCTAATTCGTCAAGCTGAAGGATTTAAAGAGTTAGGCGTAGAAGTTAAAAAAAGCATCAGTCAGGAAATCACTGAAATTGCGCAAAATGACTCTGACAAGCACAGACAAGTGATTGAGGATAAAGTAAACTAA